Below is a window of Abyssisolibacter fermentans DNA.
ATGTTTTTCTTATTGCTTTTTATTTTCATTTCATCTAGCTGTTCATTCAAGTAATAAGCTCTATATTTTGGTAGTTTAATGTTTCCTAATTTTATATCTTCATCACTTATATTTGTATAATCTAATAAATCAATAAATTGCTCAAATTGACTGTTTTGTAAAGACAGTAATGAACCGTCAGATAGCTTATAAAATTTCTTTTTCTCTTTAAAAGAATTCAAAATGTCTATTAAATTTGTATCGTCTATTCCATCTATTGAAAAATCAAAAGTTAAATAATCTTCGCCATTGTTATAGGTTATATTCGTTGATAATGGTTTTTTCTTGATTGCAGATGTTTGCTTAAACTGATTAGAATAATATACAAAAGCCCTGCTCTTTAATTCTTCTAGTCCATACATTAAAAAATCATAAATATCATTTTCATTATCAATAAAATAATTTTCTTTCGATACTTTGAAATTATATTTAGATAAATATTCTTGTAAATCATTTTCTTTTTGAACATCTCTTAATATTATTTTATCCTTATCCTCTATTAGTTCATTTTCTCTTAATGGATTAAATTCATATTCTCCATAATTATTCTTAATAATAGCTGTTATTTTGTCTCCTTCTCTATCAAGGTATACTTTGGAATTCAATTCATGTTTTTGTATTCTGTTTTTTACTGTTTCATGTATTTTTACATTACCTAACTGTTTCATTGTAGGATATATGTGAGAAAAAAATTGTCCAGCTATATCATTATTTATAGGAATAGAATTATTATTGTTTATCATGATATTTTCATAAAAAGGTAGTATGTTTTTCTTCTGATAATCAGATATTTTATATATAGTATTACCCTTTAAAAAATATTCACCATCATATGTAAATGGCATCAAGTTATCATCATTTTCAATGGATAAACATAATGTATTATTTTCTTCATAAAAAGAAAATTCTAAAGGCATATCTTCATTTTTAATTTCAACATTTTCTAATACTAATTTATCAGCATAAACTTTAAATGTTTTGCTATTTTCTAATAAATTCAATAATATTTTCAAATTATTATTATTTAAGATCAAATATTTCCCATCAAAATTATAATTTTTAGAATATCCCCAAGTAAAACCACTAATATTATCATAATCTCTATAAATATCTATTAAAAAATCTATTATCTTATTATCTGTTTGTTCAAACTTATAATCTTTAATACTAAATGTTAATTGTTTACCAAAATATATTTCTTCACATCTCATCAAAGCTTCAATAAAACTCTTTATATTTTTTACATTATACATTCTATTATCGCCTAATCTCAGCCATAATTTAATATATTTACTTGAATCAACCTCTAGATTATATTCAATTTTTATTAACTTACGCATATCTTGTAGTTTATATTGAAAAAACTCTAATATTTTCTTATCAGCACGTAATTTTTCTGGTTTTAATATCTGTTGTACTTTACTAGCTTCAACAATATAAAGCAATGCTGCAACTATATGCTTACAGTATCCATTCCATGAATAACAAGCTTGACAATCACATGAAACATCTTCAATTTTTCCATCATCATCAAACCATATTTCAACATGATAATTTTCACTACCTAAAACCTGTGCTAAAACTACATTACTAATACGATCATATTGAACTTTATTTACTTTATTAGCCTTAAAATAATTTACTCCTCTTTTAAAGACTGCATTATTTGAAGCGTTTTTTATAATATCTGAAACTTTTATATTAAACATACAATCAACTCTCATAATAATTTTTACTTACTATTATTAATAGTATATAAAATAATACTATTAATCAAGGATTTTGATATAAAACATATGTATTTTTATGTATATTTTAAGATTACTATTGACAGTACCCCATATACTATTGTTTTGTATTTTTATTAATTAATACTCTACTACATCCTTCTGATTAAAAGACTTGCATTAAATTTCGATCATACCAACTCACTATGTACATTATGGAAAATTATATGAATACTTTTTCTAACTATATTTTTAAAATGATATTATCTCAAATATACTCACGTTAAATGAATACTTACATACATATGTAGTAAAAAAGTATAGTGAATTTACATACATTTTTATTTTTTGTACTTGTAAATATATTTTTTGCGT
It encodes the following:
- a CDS encoding DEAD/DEAH box helicase yields the protein MFNIKVSDIIKNASNNAVFKRGVNYFKANKVNKVQYDRISNVVLAQVLGSENYHVEIWFDDDGKIEDVSCDCQACYSWNGYCKHIVAALLYIVEASKVQQILKPEKLRADKKILEFFQYKLQDMRKLIKIEYNLEVDSSKYIKLWLRLGDNRMYNVKNIKSFIEALMRCEEIYFGKQLTFSIKDYKFEQTDNKIIDFLIDIYRDYDNISGFTWGYSKNYNFDGKYLILNNNNLKILLNLLENSKTFKVYADKLVLENVEIKNEDMPLEFSFYEENNTLCLSIENDDNLMPFTYDGEYFLKGNTIYKISDYQKKNILPFYENIMINNNNSIPINNDIAGQFFSHIYPTMKQLGNVKIHETVKNRIQKHELNSKVYLDREGDKITAIIKNNYGEYEFNPLRENELIEDKDKIILRDVQKENDLQEYLSKYNFKVSKENYFIDNENDIYDFLMYGLEELKSRAFVYYSNQFKQTSAIKKKPLSTNITYNNGEDYLTFDFSIDGIDDTNLIDILNSFKEKKKFYKLSDGSLLSLQNSQFEQFIDLLDYTNISDEDIKLGNIKLPKYRAYYLNEQLDEMKIKSNKKNMGFKQLIMRLKEPKDENYCLPNEVDGILRDYQEIGYNWLRMLSEYSFGGILADDMGLGKTIQMLAFLRANHQEGNKSKLSLIVAPTSLIYNWLSEAEKFIPSLNIKVIDGSKDERDVKLNSLDNTDVIITSYTLARNDIDIYEEINFDTCILDEAQHIKNFNSKTAKAVKKVKAKNKFALTGTPIENSLSELWSVFDFIMPGYLYNITKFRESFEKPIVKQQNEKALLSLRKHISPFIIRRIKKDVLEDLPDKIENKIIVELNESQKKVYLAYLYKYKEEIENLILDKGFAKSQIKILAALTRMRQICCHPKLFLDDYNEGSSKLDLLLELLDELLEGKHRVLIFSQFTSMLKLIIEKLQEKDIDYFYLDGATKPLERHHMVNDFNNGMNQAFLISLKAGGTGLNLTGADTVIHFDPWWNPAVEQQAEDRAYRIGQEKVVHVMKLITKGTIEEKIYALQQRKKEMIDSIIKPGQTMLTKLNEEEIRDLFDITR